In Salmo salar chromosome ssa15, Ssal_v3.1, whole genome shotgun sequence, one genomic interval encodes:
- the LOC106572673 gene encoding photoreceptor ankyrin repeat protein isoform X1 yields the protein MAHAQDDPQLGAGPSEDSELSENESETASLVSEDSIMPDYEMERGRGGTTSTLYEACNRNEALTLRRVLERGVTKEEVMELDINGMNGLMLAVSRGYVDMVYGLHTCPLIDINHQDNEGNTALMIAAQAGYISILNFILNYYPKIDLEVRDNRGFTALIKAAMQGRVDCVSSLLMAGADINVVDEVRGKSITDWALKTGRFEVLQRLRVLQAHPIAEQFCDSYVIEWPKLKELVAKAMIPKTLTQRLKDSLTISLPKDPQDNGVMDHLVKMTTSIHSPLVSTGCRPLCPTSPPELGKRRLAVPELMEKHSSKDLEESSVCHSNGVKCSFTPAPVSSSSFSLANCCSNAERSDSVLSMAASGIRYLIPCSMAHRNSVFPSGCIPKITFTKSQDKTPKKAKKVKRHKGHLEPPVWKYKSEKQEKKKEKEKLEEEKQAQEKARKKAKKKAAKAAAKSKEPAKAS from the exons ATGGCTCATGCACAAGATGATCCCCAACTAGGCGCTGGTCCGTCCGAGGATTCTGAACTCTCTGAGAATGAGTCCGAAACGGCAAGCTTAGTGTCGGAGGACTCTATCATGCCAGACTATGAGATGGAGCGGGGTAGAGGAGGCACCACCTCTACGCTGTACGAGGCCTGTAACAGGAACGAGGCGCTGACGCTACGGAGGGTCCTGGAGAGGGGGGTTACTAAGGAAGAGGTTATGGAGCTGGACATCAATGGCATG AATGGTCTGATGCTTGCTGTCTCCAGAGGCTATGTGGACATGGTCTATGGTCTACACACGTGCCCACTGATCGACATTAACCATCAGGACAATGAAGGCAACACAGCACTGATGATCGCTGCCCAGGCCG GCTACATCTCCATTCTAAACTTCATCCTGAACTACTACCCTAAGATAGACCTGGAGGTGAGGGACAACCGGGGCTTCACTGCCCTCATCAAGGCAGCCATGCAAGGCAGGGTGGACTGTGTGTCTTCCCTCCTCATGGCCG GTGCAGATATCAATGTAGTGGATGAGGTCCGAGGGAAAAGCATCACGGACTGGGCACTGAAGACGGGTCGCTTCGAGGTCCTGCAGCGTCTCCGTGTTCTCCAGGCGCACCCCATCGCCGAGCAGTTCTGCGACAGCTACGTGATTGAGTGGCCCAAGCTGAAGGAGCTGGTTGCCAAAG ccatgatccCCAAAACACTGACTCAACGTCTGAAGGACAGCCTGACCATTAGCTTACCCAAGGACCCTCAGGACAACGGAGTGATGGACCACCTGGTGAAGATGACCACATCCATCCACAgccctctagtctccactggctgcCGGCCCCTCTGCCCCACAAGCCCCCCCGAGCTCGGGAAGCGGCGCCTGGCCGTGCCGGAACTGATGGAGAAGCACAGCAGCAAGGACCTGGAGGAAAGCTCTGTGTGTCATAGTAACGGTGTGAAATGTTCCTTCACGCCTGCGCCAGTGTCGTCGAGCTCCTTCTCGCTCGCCAACTGCTGCTCGAACGCGGAGCGGAGCGATAGTGTTCTCTCGATGGCTGCCAGTGGCATCCGATACCTCATCCCTTGTTCCATGGCCCACCGGAACTCTGTATTCCCGTCTGGTTGCATCCCCAAGATCACCTTCACCAAGTCTCAGGACAAAACACCAAAGAAGGCGAAGAAGGTGAAGAGGCACAAGGGCCACCTGGAGCCTCCGGTCTGGAAGTACAAGTCAGAGAAGCAGGAGAAGAAAAAGGAAAAGGAGAAGTTGGAGGAAGAGAAGCAAGCACAAGAGAAGGCACGTAAGAAAGCTAAGAAGAAGGCAGCCAAGGCGGCGGCCAAGTCAAAGGAGCCTGCCAAGGCAAGTTAA
- the LOC106572673 gene encoding ankyrin repeat domain-containing protein 33B isoform X2, translating into MLAVSRGYVDMVYGLHTCPLIDINHQDNEGNTALMIAAQAGYISILNFILNYYPKIDLEVRDNRGFTALIKAAMQGRVDCVSSLLMAGADINVVDEVRGKSITDWALKTGRFEVLQRLRVLQAHPIAEQFCDSYVIEWPKLKELVAKAMIPKTLTQRLKDSLTISLPKDPQDNGVMDHLVKMTTSIHSPLVSTGCRPLCPTSPPELGKRRLAVPELMEKHSSKDLEESSVCHSNGVKCSFTPAPVSSSSFSLANCCSNAERSDSVLSMAASGIRYLIPCSMAHRNSVFPSGCIPKITFTKSQDKTPKKAKKVKRHKGHLEPPVWKYKSEKQEKKKEKEKLEEEKQAQEKARKKAKKKAAKAAAKSKEPAKAS; encoded by the exons ATGCTTGCTGTCTCCAGAGGCTATGTGGACATGGTCTATGGTCTACACACGTGCCCACTGATCGACATTAACCATCAGGACAATGAAGGCAACACAGCACTGATGATCGCTGCCCAGGCCG GCTACATCTCCATTCTAAACTTCATCCTGAACTACTACCCTAAGATAGACCTGGAGGTGAGGGACAACCGGGGCTTCACTGCCCTCATCAAGGCAGCCATGCAAGGCAGGGTGGACTGTGTGTCTTCCCTCCTCATGGCCG GTGCAGATATCAATGTAGTGGATGAGGTCCGAGGGAAAAGCATCACGGACTGGGCACTGAAGACGGGTCGCTTCGAGGTCCTGCAGCGTCTCCGTGTTCTCCAGGCGCACCCCATCGCCGAGCAGTTCTGCGACAGCTACGTGATTGAGTGGCCCAAGCTGAAGGAGCTGGTTGCCAAAG ccatgatccCCAAAACACTGACTCAACGTCTGAAGGACAGCCTGACCATTAGCTTACCCAAGGACCCTCAGGACAACGGAGTGATGGACCACCTGGTGAAGATGACCACATCCATCCACAgccctctagtctccactggctgcCGGCCCCTCTGCCCCACAAGCCCCCCCGAGCTCGGGAAGCGGCGCCTGGCCGTGCCGGAACTGATGGAGAAGCACAGCAGCAAGGACCTGGAGGAAAGCTCTGTGTGTCATAGTAACGGTGTGAAATGTTCCTTCACGCCTGCGCCAGTGTCGTCGAGCTCCTTCTCGCTCGCCAACTGCTGCTCGAACGCGGAGCGGAGCGATAGTGTTCTCTCGATGGCTGCCAGTGGCATCCGATACCTCATCCCTTGTTCCATGGCCCACCGGAACTCTGTATTCCCGTCTGGTTGCATCCCCAAGATCACCTTCACCAAGTCTCAGGACAAAACACCAAAGAAGGCGAAGAAGGTGAAGAGGCACAAGGGCCACCTGGAGCCTCCGGTCTGGAAGTACAAGTCAGAGAAGCAGGAGAAGAAAAAGGAAAAGGAGAAGTTGGAGGAAGAGAAGCAAGCACAAGAGAAGGCACGTAAGAAAGCTAAGAAGAAGGCAGCCAAGGCGGCGGCCAAGTCAAAGGAGCCTGCCAAGGCAAGTTAA